From Dreissena polymorpha isolate Duluth1 chromosome 15, UMN_Dpol_1.0, whole genome shotgun sequence, a single genomic window includes:
- the LOC127860106 gene encoding uncharacterized protein LOC127860106, whose protein sequence is MVPRITEHVNAFQETIQNKYRSLLQNKSEQLNDQEKSEFIDFLEQNRQQIAKEQGKLGDDMLQHINKIMEEQTVLNALRVDVDKIKEEILDNKNRIMGLQRQERELEYEIKELNQIATEKDMASNAMRAVGVGSLAVSAVGVVLTPMTGGASLLLSGTGGALAAYSLSTAEEYRLAAKQKRKEADQVRQEMIRIQSKIDRLNTEINTKESQIEKKNQTIASILDDQNILRRILEQLSKFMDIINNLKAVLPMS, encoded by the exons ATGGTGCCCAGAATAACAGAGCACGTAAATGCATTTCAGGAAACGATTCAGAATAAATACAGATCacttttacaaaataaaagtgAACAATTAAATGATCAAGAAAAAAGtgaatttattgattttttggAGCAGAATCGTCAACAAATTGCAAAAGAACAAGGCAAATTAGGCGATGATATGTTACaacacataaacaaaataatggaaGAGCAAACCGTTTTGAATGCACTGCGGGTCGATGTGGACAAAATTAAAGAAGAAATACTTGATAACAAAAACAGGATCATG GGTCTTCAACGTCAAGAAAGAGAATTAGAGTACGAAATTAAAGAGCTGAACCAAATCGCCACGGAAAAAGACATGGCCAGTAATGCCATGCGAGCCGTCGGAGTAGGAAGCCTTGCTGTTTCGGCTGTCGGCGTTGTTCTTACACCAATGACTG GAGGCGCGAGTTTGCTTCTATCAGGGACAGGCGGGGCTCTAGCGGCCTATAGTTTATCAACTGCCGAAGAATATAGACTTGCAGCAAAACAGAAACGGAAGGAAGCTGATCAAGTACGGCAGGAAATGATTCGCATTCAGTCGAAAATTGATCGTCTAAATACTGAAATTAACACTAAAGAATCACAAATAGAGAAGAAAAATCAAACGATAG CAAGCATTTTAGATGACCAAAACATATTGCGGAGAATTCTCGAACAGTTGTCGAAATTCATGGACATCATTAACAATCTGAAGGCAGTTTT ACCGATGTCTTAA
- the LOC127859797 gene encoding uncharacterized protein LOC127859797, whose product MAAMDKFKALVERSGSSDSQDTWISIKKDVNDLQKEIQLDLRKCKAKLIETLYELKAMTAELKKREDEIKTLNDGIRILEDTITELNAKARKYDRNADELESQANIKSKQAWAGVASGLFGILLAPATGGISLVATVAGGGFAVNGFVEAKEKRNKAEEARSDARDKIELVQEKKKKLAQDQEEITIMSADKQRYQDVIDARQKVIADLENLRNNISTYLFLIEYKINSSQKPLTR is encoded by the exons ATGGCGGCAATG GataaatttaaagcattagtAGAGAGGTCGGGATCGAGTGATTCCCAAGACACCTGGATTTCGATAAAGAAAGACGTTAACGATCTTCAAAAAGAAATTCAATTAGATCTACGAAAATGCAAGGCGAAGTTGATAGAGACTCTTTACGAATTGAAAGCCATGACTGCTGAACTCAAAAAAAGGGAggatgaaattaaaacattaaatgatGGGATAAGg ATTTTAGAGGACACAATAACAGAACTCAATGCTAAGGCTAGGAAATATGACCGAAATGCTGACGAGCTAGAATCTCAAGCGAACATCAAAAGCAAGCAGGCATGGGCAGGAGTTGCATCAGGGCTCTTTGGAATTCTTCTAGCACCTGCCACag GTGGTATTTCATTGGTGGCGACTGTTGCTGGTGGTGGTTTCGCTGTTAATGGGTTTGTTGAGGCAAAGGAAAAACGCAACAAAGCAGAAGAGGCGAGAAGTGACGCAAGAGATAAAATAGAATTGGttcaagaaaagaaaaaaaagcttGCACAAGACCAAGAAGAAATAACGATAATGTCTGCTGATAAACAGCGATATCAAGACGTAATTG ATGCTCGTCAAAAAGTAATTGCAGATCTAGAAAACCTGCGCAACAACATTTCGACATACCTTTtccttattgaatataaaattaacTCCTCGCAG AAACCCCTGACAAGGTAA